The DNA region CAAGCTGCTGGCCGATCGTGACGGCAAGGTGAGCGGGGCCTACGGTTCGCTTACGAACCTTGGAGTGGTAAAGTTTGCGGCGCGGCATACCTTCCTCATCGATCCCAGCGGGAAGGTTGCCAGGGTTTACACCAGCGTCGACCCTGTCCGGCACAGTGAAGAGGTGCTGACTGCTCTGGACCAGATGCAGAAGCAGTAGGGTAGCCGGAACATTGTACGTACAAAGTGTTCCAGTCGGAACATTAGAGCGTTTTTACCGGAACACTGTGGAAATCTCGGAAAACTCGGAAAACCACCTTAAAGCTATAGTGGGTGGGCGGCAAGTGGCTGAGACGAATTGGGTAGGGGAATCGGCCGAGAAAGTGGCAGAAAAACCACAGGGCGAAGGGAAAGCGGCGGAAAAGTGCGAACGAGACTGGCACTCGTTGAGGACGAGTGCTGATTGGCGAACCTGCTCGTGATGCGCTCCTATTTTCTTCGCCGAGAACCGAAGGTCTGGGCCCGCTCCTCCAGAGAAGACGAATTAGATGATCTCAGAGACTCAAGTTCGAGAGCTGTTGGCGCAGAAGGCCGAAACGAAGAACCTTGATTTCAAGCAGTCGTTCAACTGGGACACCGCAAGCTTTGATGAGAAATGTGAACTGGTGAAGGACATCCTCGCATTCATGAATACGCAGGATGGTGGACAGGTAATCATAGGCGTCGAGGACAGCACGTTCCGCCTAATTGGATTGTGCCAAGATGACTTCTCTTCCTTCGATACGACAAAGGTGAATGATTTCCTGCACCGCTACACTGATCCCTCAGCCTCGTGTGAAGTCCAAAAGCTGAGTGCAGATGGATTAAACCTTGCGGTGCTGAGCATCCCTGAATTTCGGGACGTACCGATCATTTGCAAGAGAGATGCGAATTCCAGCAAGGAGACGTCCAGGCTGATTCTGAGAGCTGGAGGTCTGTACGTGCGGACAGAGAAGGCGACCAGCGTAATCGTGCCTTCCTCCGAGGAAATGCGCGATTTGATGAATCGGGCTTTGCTCAAACGCGGCGACCAGCTTTTGGGCACAATTGAGAACCTCCTTAGAGGAAAGACCGTCACTAAGGAACCGGACACGCTCAAATATTCCAAGGAGATTGCAGCCTCACATGTATGGTTCAAGGAGGTCTTGCCTGCTGACTTCGAGAAGCACGGCTACTGGAGACTCGTCTCGATGCCACAAGACTACCGCAGTGAGAGAATTCCGGACATCACGACAGTCCTCAAGTTCCTGTCGGAATCGGAAGTGAGTCTACGCGGATGGAATTTTCCGCACACAGACAAGGACACGAAATCGAACTTCAGCAGCGGAAGGGAGTCATACACTGTGTTTCACCGTTATTTAGAAGCGTACCGAGCTTATCAAAGTGGTCTGTTTATCTGGCAGGGCGCTTATCGGGAAAATGAGCCCGATTTCGTCAACAGGTATGGAAAAGCTTTGAGTTTTGTGAACGTGATCTATGAGATCACCGAGATGTTTGTATTCCTCAAGAGGTATTACGAACGCGTCTCACCGGAGGACAGCATTCATGTCTCAATTGAATTGACCGACATCAAAGATCGTTCTCTTGCCGCGACCGACGTTGATTCCGCGTCCCTGCTTGGAAGCTTTTATTCGAGGGAGCCTAGCCTCTGGATCGATCGCGATTACACGGTGTCCGAAGTACGAGCATCTGCTGAGGAACTCGCAATCAAGGTTGTGAAAAAGATTTTTGAGGTGTTCAACTGGAATTCTCCTGACCCAAACATGATTCGGGGCTGGCAGCAGAGGCTATTGAGCAGAACACTGTAGTGAGGGGACCAACCCGCCCGCAGCAGTGGCGGCGCAAGGTGGACCAGCCCCCCATCAAACGAATGAGAATTTCGGCAATCCAAGTTCTGATAGCGTAGTCACCACTGAGAAGCGATGGCACACCGCAAGGGCATTCTGACGGACGTTGTCACCAGCGTTCTGACCACCTCACGACGGCGCTGCTGTTTATGCTTTGCGTTGCGAGGAGATGAGGGCCAGAAGAAAGGCCAAATCGCACATCTTGACCACGACCCGTCCAACAATGACTCCGGCAACCTAGCGTTTATGTGCTTGGAGCATCATGATCAGTACGACACCAAGCCTAGTCAATCCAAGGGCTTCACATTACAAGAGGTGAAGCGCTATCGCGCGGAACTACTTGAGTTTCTGGCCCAAGGTTTGTCGAAGCCAGACCCCGGACCCTTACGAGGAACTGTGCACATCGCCCTATCGGAGCTGATGGCGATTGTTCTCACCCGATTGCGAAGGTCCTTTCCTTTACAGAAATTCCGGATCGTCGTGGAAGAGTCAGTTGCAGAGCAGTCCTACCTCAAAGAGTATGCCGCGATTAGCGGCATCGACCGGGAGGACAATTCGACGGTCTACTTTGGCGACTATTGCATTGCGAATGTCCATCTGTTTTTGACCTGGTATTTCGAAGCAGTCGAGATCGGCTCTGGGAAGAAGCGATTCTCGTATGAAGAGGACTTCTATGGCCTCCTTATGGATTACTTGTGCAGGACCTTCGACAGTGATATTGAGTTCTGGTCGGTGAGCCTAAGGGCCAATGCTTGGATTGATTCGGCGCAGAACACCGAAATCCGATGCAGAGAGGGTGAATTCCAGATTTCGGTGGACGAGAGCTCAGATGCAGCTGAACCTGGACCATAACCAGACACTTCGAATCCCCACGCTGGGATTTTGTAAACAGTCTGCAGACGCAATAGCCGTGTTGACTTGACCTCAATTTTTCCCGACTGCATTCTTTTCGTCCGCGAGGTACATGTCAGCGACGTGTTCGGCGATTGCGCCGGGCTTGGCCTCCGCCAGATTCGCCAGCACTACCACCGTCAACTGATCATTTACGTAGCGTGCGATTGCGGACTTGAATCCCTGCCAGGCGCCGTCGTGGCTGACTACGTGGTGTCCGTGCTTTTCCTCGATGAACCAGCCAAAGCCGTAGCCGTCTTTGTTTGGCTGGCCGTTTTTCAGCTTTGCTGGAGTCCACATTTGGTCCAGGCTCGAGCGCTTCAGCAGCTTTTCGGTGTAGAGCGCGGCGTCCCACTTCGCGAGATCCAAGATGGAAAAGTAGAGGCTGCCA from Terriglobales bacterium includes:
- a CDS encoding ATP-binding protein → MISETQVRELLAQKAETKNLDFKQSFNWDTASFDEKCELVKDILAFMNTQDGGQVIIGVEDSTFRLIGLCQDDFSSFDTTKVNDFLHRYTDPSASCEVQKLSADGLNLAVLSIPEFRDVPIICKRDANSSKETSRLILRAGGLYVRTEKATSVIVPSSEEMRDLMNRALLKRGDQLLGTIENLLRGKTVTKEPDTLKYSKEIAASHVWFKEVLPADFEKHGYWRLVSMPQDYRSERIPDITTVLKFLSESEVSLRGWNFPHTDKDTKSNFSSGRESYTVFHRYLEAYRAYQSGLFIWQGAYRENEPDFVNRYGKALSFVNVIYEITEMFVFLKRYYERVSPEDSIHVSIELTDIKDRSLAATDVDSASLLGSFYSREPSLWIDRDYTVSEVRASAEELAIKVVKKIFEVFNWNSPDPNMIRGWQQRLLSRTL